The DNA sequence GCGCAGGAAGAAGGCGCGACCCTGGTCGAAGGCGGCGAGCGCCTGGCACTGCAGCCTGAAGGGTTCTACATGCGCCCGGCACTGTTCGTCGACAGCCACAACCAGATGCGCATCAACCGCGAAGAAGTGTTCGGGCCGATCGCCTGCGTGATCCGCGTCAACGACTACGAGCAGGCCCTGGCGGTGCTCAATGACACCGAATACGGCCTGACCGCCGGGATCATCACCCAGTCCCTGCGCCATGCCAGTGACTTCAAGCGCCGTGCCAAAACCGGCTGCGTGATGGTCAACCTGCCCACCGCCGGCACCGATTATCACGTGCCGTTCGGCGGCCGCAAGGCTTCGAGCTTCGGCCCGCGCGAACAAGGGCAGTACGCCCGCGACTTCTACACGGTGGTCAAGACCACGTACGTGCGCCCCTGAATCGGAGATTGCCGTGAACGATACATTCATGCACGACCTATTGATGATCGATGGCCTGCAATACTCCAACTGGAGCCCGGAGATTTTCCGCCAGATGCAGGCCGGCGGCCTGAGCGCGGTGCACGCCACCATCGCTTACCACGAGAACGCCCGGGAAACCCTGTCGCGCATCGGTGAGTGGAACCGCCGCTTCGAGGCCTACCCGGAGCTGATTCGACCGGTGCGTGATGCCGCCGATATCCGCCTTGCGCAGCAGGAAGGCCGGGTCGGTATTTTCTTCGGCTTCCAGAATTGTTCGCCGATCGAAGACGACATTAGCCTGGTGGAAGTCTTCCGCCAGTTGGGGGTCTTCATCATGCAATTGACCTACAACAACCAGAGCCTGTTGGCCAGCGGCTGCTACGAAAGCGAAGACAACGGTATCAGCCGCTTCGGTCGCCAGGTGATCCGCGAGATGAACCGCGTCGGCATGCTGATCGACATGTCCCACAGCGCCGAACGCAGCACCCTGGAAGCCATCGAGCTGTCGAGCCGGCCGGTGATCGTGTCCCACGCCAACCCCGCCAGCTTCCACGCGGCCAAACGAAACAAATCGGACGCTGTACTGCGCGGTATCGCTGAATCCGGCGGCCTGCTGGGTTTCAGCACTTACCCCTTCCATCTGAAGGGCGCCTCCCAGTGCACCCTTGAAGCGTTCTGCGACATGGTTGCCGCCACGGCCGAGTTGATGGGCGTCGAGCATATCGGCATCGGCACCGACCTGTGCCAACAGCAACCGCTGCAGGTTTTGGAATGGATGCGCAATGG is a window from the Pseudomonas sp. LS1212 genome containing:
- a CDS encoding dipeptidase; the protein is MHDLLMIDGLQYSNWSPEIFRQMQAGGLSAVHATIAYHENARETLSRIGEWNRRFEAYPELIRPVRDAADIRLAQQEGRVGIFFGFQNCSPIEDDISLVEVFRQLGVFIMQLTYNNQSLLASGCYESEDNGISRFGRQVIREMNRVGMLIDMSHSAERSTLEAIELSSRPVIVSHANPASFHAAKRNKSDAVLRGIAESGGLLGFSTYPFHLKGASQCTLEAFCDMVAATAELMGVEHIGIGTDLCQQQPLQVLEWMRNGRWSKDKDYGEGSADNANWPAPLQWFRDSRDFPVIAEGLQARGFAEHEVRNIMGLNWLRLLETATPAQA